Part of the Nicotiana sylvestris chromosome 5, ASM39365v2, whole genome shotgun sequence genome is shown below.
AAAACTATATATATCTACTCTCGTGATTGTTCGCAAAGTGCGCCTATCTACCTTAATATAgtatatctaaatatatatatatatatatatatattcagataACTTAATTCTAGCTATATGTACCTCATAAAGTGATTTGCCATTGCCAAAAACGAAGTCGATGGAACCTTGAATATAACATTCCTTGAAGTAATGGCGACCCCTATCGTCATGGAGGGTATCCTGAGCTCCAAAAAATCCACAACCCCAGAAGGCAGCTTGGTCTCCTCCTATCCTAATGGCCACTGCTTGTGCTCCTACCGCACCCGGCCCTGGAATCGGAGCTACATTCTGTATTCACAAACATAACGACGTGTAAAGGATATAAGTTATATACACTGACAAtttaattcgttattgttggtGCATATAACTTAACTCTATGCATTTTTTTCCAACAACACATTACGACAAGCTATTACTTTGCACAATATAGGAGTAGTAATTACGCTTTCATTAGAGgaaatttccttcttttttttattttatgttttgatgCATTATTAAGATGAATGAATAGAGTAGGGCAAGGGTGATATACCATGAAACTTATATTCTTAGCGATGAAGTTGGTGGAGAATACTTGGACAGAGCCACTGTAAAATGTGCCACGTGAAGAATTGGCATTGTCATTATATACAATAGCTGTTGAAGTATACCCTTGCCCTTGAAAGGTGATATTAGGTTTAGTTTTTGGAATAATGACCTTTTCACTGCATACACAATAACAAAATTATTGGTTTTAGTCAGATAATACCTTATACTCAACAACAAACAAGGAATAAAGTTATTACAAGAACAATAAGATCAACAATGATTTAACTAATTGTACACACAGAATCTAAAGAGCTTTTACACCACTAGTACGTACTGTAATTTAATATGTTCGTAGAAGGTTGTCTACCTTATTTTTAAGGTAACTTGTTTCACTTATTAACTACGCAGACTTACCTGTAGTTATCTTTAAGGTGACTCGATAGACTGTAAATGTTTTTCTACACTGTTATTGTATAGAAGTAGAACTCAAGGATAAAGGACTTACAAATATATGCCACTGTTGATCCAAATCAAGCTCCTTGTCGCGCTGAAATTCCCAACTGAATCAACAGCAGCTTGCACGGTAGTGAAATTGCAGCAACCATTATGATCAACACAGAGAATGGAGGTTGTAGTAGGATCTATAGTTGGGAAATTTGGGGAGAAATTGTCACATATTGATTGTTTTTTGTCATCACGGTGATGACGATGATGACCTCGATGAATATTGCTGTGAATTATTCTTGAGATAATAGGAGATGATAATTCCTCAAAAGTTAAACGATCAAATATCTTAAAGGAAATTGATGCCAAAATGGCCACAATTGCAATGGAAAGAGGGAAATATATGCCTTTAGGAATATTCATTTTTATTATTGGAGCTAAAAGAAAGAAGGTGAGAGATATATTAATTGAGAGGATGAGATATTTTTAAATAGGAAATCTTGGATTAATATATATACTTGGAAAAACAAGAGGgaaaaaaagggtaaaaagaGGAGTACATGAATGAATGAAGTGTAAGAATGGTTTGACATGTCTTGCAAATTACCCTGTCCCTTTTGGTTACTTTTTTGCAGAATGCACGTACCAACCTGACTTGACACCTTTGTCACACTGTAATTCCTAAGTAACTGATATTAGAAAACAGCATAAAAGACTTCTATTAACTGGCATGACAATATAAGAAGCATTAGGTGACATTATAAAATACTACTAATTATAAATTATAAATCAGAAATATTTCTCCTCTCATGAGTTTGATTCATTGGATTAAACTAGGAAAGTATGGGACTAAGGATTAAATAAATACCCTTGCGTCTAACTTCATTTCAAGATTATCCTTGGATTATAAAGTGTCATAATATAAGTAAGGGACCTTATCTAACATCGTTATATGGTAGAGTAACAATCCACCTTTTGATGAAGAGAACAAAAGCAATCCTTGTATTAATTACAATCAATCAAATACGCCTTAATCACAAATTAGTTGGACTCAGTTATGCGAATTCAGATCCATATGCTATGGATTTCATAGTTAGATTAATTTTACATTGATCATTAACATATATGTTCTACCTATTATTTGACCGAAAAATGTTAAGTTTTttgctaaactaattaaataaaatgaTAATGGGTAAATCAtagttaaacataataaatcCTAGATCTGAAATTGATAAATGTGAATAACGTAAAATCGCACTCAAAGTTATTTCATACCAAGGGGTGTTTAATGGCACTGTTATAAATGTATAATGGAGTAATGACAAGCAATAAATATACTAAATGACAATACATATAAATAGAGAGAATGATTCACCCAAATATTCaatgaggtggatgattctcTCTCTGAGAATGGTGTAAGACCAATAAACGTGGGAATATAGAAAGCTTTCTTGGATCTGATGTGACAAAGCTTGAGACCAACAACAAATCGAATATTTTTGTAAAGACAATGTTTGTAATTTACTTTATCAGAGTCAACTTTTCAAGAGAGAGCTTATCATATAGAATATTACATGCCCCTTTCTTTTCTCTATTCCTACTTATATGGGACATATCCTTTAACTAACTGAAAGCACAAGTGCAGAGAATATTCTATAGAATATTTCTCTAAAATTTGAGTGCTCGACCTCGACCTCGACCCTAACCATTTAGCTCTCCAATAGGTTCATTCTTAAGTGCGACCTCGGCCCAACCGACTTTTAGTTATCTTCTCTTAGTCAATATTCTcttggtcagattttgacccatacacctATATCTTAGTTGGGTCTCAGTTATGCTTTGGTATTATAATAAGTAACTAGTTCAGCAACCTGGTTCTTGTAAATGAAATTTGGTATTTGGAactgttagcggaaacgtaaaagaaagaacacaagatttaacgtggttcggatcaaaataatcctacgtccaccagagaacagttgcctttttaatattaacaaaggaaggggagagttcccaattacacttaagagaatttctctcttaactctctactcactacaatgtgttgtattatttttgggatggtttctacaaatgaaggagtgcatctatttatagaggtaaagacctcctcttgatgtcattggtgacatcaaactacctcctcttgatgtcatgggtgacatcaaaggaggaagcttcctcctagcatccacaccaactctttccaccaactcttccaattggcatgtcattgttgactaaacataaaccaacaccttcaatctccaccttggtttgcgtttcgagcgtgcgtgtgaacaactctggccaaaacttctaagcttactgggcaaccccgttgtaagaaacaagaagaatcaaaccattgttgaacataccacctccacctaacaactgttctcttcggagttgcatcagttgatgcacacccccgccaagtccttgcagtgtgcaaacttagcgagtgggactatcttggtcaacatatctgcagcattatcgtctgtgataaccttcacgaccttgatagttccctcttcaacaacatctcgaataaaatgaaatctgacatcaatgtgtttagtgcgctcatgaaatctctgatttttcattagatgaatagcactctgactatcacatctaagagttgattccagctgaaccaaactcaattccgctactaaacctttcaaccagatagcttccttcaccgcctccgctgctgccatgtattctgcttctgtcgtagacaaagcggcaatcgactgcagagtcgacttccaactaacggcactgccaacgagggtaaagatgtatccagttgtggaccttcttctgtcaagatctcctgcatagtcagaatctacataaccgagaattgaaatacctccaccactttttcgaaaggtcagaccaacaccagaagctcctttgagatatctcaatatccacttgacagcttcccaatgcctctttcctgggctggacatgtatctacttaccacacttacagattgagcaatatctggacgtgtgcataccatagcatacataatgctaccaactgcactggcataaggaatctttgacatatgctccacctcatcctcggactgaggcatttgtaactctgaaagtttaaaatgaggagctaatggtgtacttacaggcttgcacgtatgcatattgaatctcttgagaaccctttcaatatacctcttctgagaaagatgtacaacaccgtcttctcttgaaatctccataccaaggattttctttgcagctcctaaatccttcatgtcaaattccttactcaacagtttcttcaaagcatttatctctgtaatgttgttagcagcaataagcatatcatcaacatacaacagtaaataaatcattgagttaccagacatcttcttgtgatacacacagctatcaaatgcactccttgagaattcatgtgtagtcatgaatgcatcaaacctcttgtaccactgtctaggggattgcttcaaaccatacaaagacttctttagttggcatacgtgatcttcttttccctcagctaggaaaccttcaggctgatccatatagattgtctcttctagatcaccgtgtaagaaagcagttttgacatcaagctgttgaagctccaagtcaaattgggcaaccaatgctagtagcacgcgaattgagctatgcttcacgactggagagaaaatctcattgtagtcaattccctccttctgactgaatccttttgcaaccaatctcgccttgaacctagcatcttccacttcaggaattccctctttctttcggtagacccacttgcatccaactgtcctcttccccttttgtcttttcactaagacccatgtctgattcttgtgaagagactccatctcttcagtcatggctaaccgccattgtgcggcatccttgcaagaagttgcttcaatatacgaggagggctccagatctttaatctcttcttgtgcagctacgaacgcatatgcaatcaagtttgcttgatttataaggcgttccggttctcgtgtttgcctcttctccctcccctttgcaattgtgtatggttcattgacagcaagttcttcaaggtctacatcttctgactcatctttaacctgagtctcttgatccttttccttggcaagctccaccggaagctccacctgctcgtcgttcttgtttcctgaaaactccacggaaactttacggggatcaagtatagaggattcatcaaaggtgacatctctactaactataaatttgagtaaagacaaacaccaaagtttgtacccttttactccatccacataccctacgaatatggccttcttagcccttggttcaagctttccttcattaacgtgataataagctggacacccaaatactcgtaagtatgaatagttagagggttcacctgaccatacctcattcggagtcttaaagtcaattgccgatgctggagatcgattgacaatatgagcagcagtgtgaactgcttcagcccaaaatactttggacattttggcttgtaggagcatacaacgagccttttcaagaagagttctgttcattctctcggcaactccattctgctgtggggtatgcctgacagtcctatgtcttgagatcccatgaaccttgcagaattcattaaactcttcattgcaaaactccaagccattgtctgtgcgaagatacttgattttccgctccatttgattttcaaccaaaatcttccactctttaaatgcttcaaaagcatcactttttgccttcaaaaaatgcacccaaacctttcgtgagaaatcatcaataaaagtgagaagatacctctttttgcccttcgatggaagtttagagggaccccataaatctgaatggatgtagtctagcactcctcttgtcttgtgtttgccagtgctgaagctgaccttcttttgcttccctagaacgcagtgctcacagaagtcaaatgtgctgatcttctcacctttcAAAAGGTttcgattgctcaacatctccagtccacgtgcgctcatatgacccagtctcatgtgccatagtcttgccttgttatcattagataactgcactgtagatgcatttacagagccaacaatggtgcttccggccaatgtgtaaaggccgttctccagcttgcctttcagcatgactaaagaacctttagtcaccttcatagttcctgcttcgctcatgtacctgtagccttgttcatccagagtacccaaggagatcaaattcttcttcagatcaggaacatgacggacttgtgtaatagtcctcacgattccatcatggcagcgaacccgaactgagccaatgccaactattgcacaagttgcattattgcccattactacggttcctccacttttctcgtagctgctaaaccagtcttttcggaacgtcatatgcagagtacaagcagagtctaacacccatttgttttcataactactattattattacacgatgttgttagtacataatcattatcaaaattatgtacctgttcaactgtagatgcactcgccttttccttggactttgacattgggcaatctcgttcaaagtgccccttcttgccacaaccccaacactctgtattcttcttgttcacacgagactttgatctgtgctttgatttggtctttccctgttggctagtccggcctcttacaaagaggccacttgcctggtcatctctatctccttcaatgtgcctccgcacatcactagagttaagtgcctgccgcacttgctcaagcttgataggctccttgctatacatcattgaattctcaatatcacgatatcctgaagtcaatgaaaatagcaaagcacatgcaagcgtctcctcctccctttttaattcctgcaatctgtaagtccatgacaagtttattgaacgcatctaaatgatcttgtaacgaagtacctgaccccatcttaaatgtgtgaagacgccgttgtaacaacatccttgttgtcactgatcggtcttggtatagcccttctagcttttcccataactgtttggccgtctcttcggtacccgtactcacttcacaaagcacgttaggtgcaagggatagttggattgcactcaatggaTCCCCTaaaatcttctccttgtcgggagttgatatatccttaggatactttccgtcaatagaatggattgaaccttccctccgcagtaacgccatcatctggatcttccagatattgaagttgttacgtccactgaatctatcaatttcaaacttcatggatctcatctttgcttgttcttcctccttggatcgttaaagaatcatgttgttctgataccaattgttagcgtaaacgtaaaagaaagaacacaagatttaacgtggttcggatcaaaataatcatacgtccaccagagaacagttgcctttttaatattaacaaaggaaggggagagttcccaattacacttaagagaactTCTCTcctaactctctactcactacaatgtgttgtattatttttgggatggtttctgcaaatgaaggagtgcatctattgtagaggtaaagacctcctcttgatgtcattggtgacttcaaactacctcctcttgatgtcatgggtgacatcaaaggaggaagctttctcctagcatccacaccaactctttccaccaactcttccaattggcatgtcattgttgactaaacataaatcA
Proteins encoded:
- the LOC104222640 gene encoding probable pectinesterase 8, encoding MNIPKGIYFPLSIAIVAILASISFKIFDRLTFEELSSPIISRIIHSNIHRGHHRHHRDDKKQSICDNFSPNFPTIDPTTTSILCVDHNGCCNFTTVQAAVDSVGNFSATRSLIWINSGIYFEKVIIPKTKPNITFQGQGYTSTAIVYNDNANSSRGTFYSGSVQVFSTNFIAKNISFMNVAPIPGPGAVGAQAVAIRIGGDQAAFWGCGFFGAQDTLHDDRGRHYFKECYIQGSIDFVFGNGKSLYENCELISMASPGSRSINGAVTAHGRASKEEDSGFAFVNCNVGGSGRIWLGRAWRPFSTVVFANTFMTDIISPDGWNDLNDPSRDQTIFYGEYNCSGAGSNMSQRAPYVQKLNDTQALPFLSSSFIDADQWLQSFSN